The genomic interval CCGTCCTCGTCCCCTGACGGTGCCTCGTCCTCGCCGGGTGCCGGTGGTCGCGTCAGCGCGGAGGACGCGCGGGGGTGGACCCCGGCGACCAGCGCGGCGGACCACAGGTAGGTCAGAGCGTTGAGCAGGAAGACGCTGGCCACGTCGGCGACGCTGAGCAGGATGCCGCCCAGGGCCGGGCCGACGAAGAAGGCGAGGCTCTCGATGGTGCTCGCGACACCGTTCGCCGCCGTCAGCTCGTCCGGCTGCTCGACCAGCGACGGTGTCAGGGCCAGCTGGGCTGGCCGGAACGCCGTCCCGGCCAGGCCCGCCACCACGGCCAGCCCGAAGACGGCCAGCTCGGGGCCCTCCCACTCCACCAGGGCGGCAGCGGCCGTCACGAGCACAGCGCGCAGCAGGTCGCAGCCCACCATCAGAGTGCGTCGCGGGATCCGGTCTGCCAGGGCCGAGGCGAAGGGCGCGCCCACCGCGGCGACCGTGAGCCTGACGGTCCCGAACACACCCACCGCGGTGGCCCCGCCGACGCCGTACGCCCACACCGCGACTGCGGTGGCGTAGGCCCAGTCGCCGATCATCGAGCCGGCCAGAGCGAGGTTCAGCCGTCGCAGCGCGCGGTTGCGGAACACGGTCGCCAACGAGCGCCGGGTCTCGTTGATCGCGGTGCCGATGGTGCCGCTCGCCGACATGGCCACTCCCGCTGAGGGTGCGATGGTGGCCGGAGCCTAGGCAGGTGCGGCACAGGGGCGGGCCGGGTTGGCCGAAGATCACTGACGAAAGATCCGGTTTGTGGTGCCCCCGGTAGGATTCGAACCTACGCTCCCGCCTCCGGAGGGCGGTGCTCTATCCCCTGAGCTACGGGGGCCCTTCTCGGCCTTCTCTCGTAGGCCAGATCCCTGTGACGCACCGCAGAGGCTAGCAGTCGGCAAAGACGGCGCGGGCGGCGGAGCGGTGGGGTTACCCTCGCCGCCGTGACGGACCGTCCCGGCCGGGTGCTCGTCGTCGACGACAGCGACGTCATCCGCCAGCTGATCTGCGTCAACCTCGAGCTCGAGGGCTTCGAGGTCGTGACGGCCGTCGACGGCCAGGACGCGCTGGACAAGATCTACGAGGCGGCTCCGGACGTCATGACGATCGACGTGCGGATGCCGCGGCTGGACGGCTTCGACACGGTCGCGCGGCTGCGTGCCGACCCGCGGACCAGCGGGCTGAAGGTCGCGATGGTGACGGCCTGCGCGCAGGAGTCCGACATCGTCCGCGGGCGCGAGGTGGGCGTCGACGCGTACGTCACCAAGCCGTTCGACCCGGCCACCCTGGTGCGCACCGTCCGGGACCTGGTCGACCGCCCGGCCTCCTGACCGGCCCGGATAGCCTGGGCGGGTGACGCCCGCCGACCTCTCCGCAGCCGTCCGCGCCGCGGTGCAGTCCGCCGTCGACGACGGCGAGCTGGCCGTGCCCGTGCCCGACTCGGTCAAGGTCGAGCGACCCAAGGTGCGCGAGCACGGCGACTACGCGACCTCGGTCGCGCTGCAGCTGGCCAAGCCGGCCGGCCGGCCCCCGCGAGAGGTCGCCGAGCTGGTGGCCGCCCGCCTGCGCAGCGCCGACGGGGTCTCCCGGGTCGACGTCGCCGGACCCGGCTTCCTCAACGTCACCCTCGACTCGGCTGCCCAGGGCGAGCTCGCCCGGACCGTCGTCACGGCGGGGGCGACGTACGGGCGCAGCGACGTCAACGCCGGGCACCGCTTCAACCTGGAGTTCGTCTCCGCCAACCCCACCGGCCCGCTGCACCTGGGCCACGTCCGCTGGGCAGCGGTCGGCGACGCGTTGGGCCGGGTGCTGGAGGCCAGCGGCGCCGAGGTCGTGCGGGAGTACTACTTCAACGACGCCGGCGTCCAGATCGACCGCTACGCCCTGTCCCTGCTGGCGGCCGCCGAGGGCGAGCCGACACCCCCGGACGGCTACGGCGGGGCCTACATCGGCGACATCGCGGCGCAGGTCCTGCAGGACCACCCGCAGGCCCTCGAGCTGGGCCACGACGAGGCGGTCACCCTCTTCCGGCGCGAGGGCATGGCGCTGATGTTCGCCGAGATCCGGCGGTCGCTGGCCGACTTCGGCGTGCACTTCGACGTCTACTTCAACGAGAAGGACCTGCACGAGAAGGGCGAGCTGGACGTCGCGCTCAAGCGACTGACCGACGCCGGCCACGTCTTCGAGCAGGACGGCGCGACCTGGCTGCGCACGAGGACGTTCGGCGACGACAAGGACCGGGTCCTGATCAAGGCCGACGGCGACTGGACCTACTTCGCGGCGGACTGCGCCTACTACCTGGACAAGCGCGAGCGCGGCTTCGACAAGGTCGTGATCATGCTCGGCGCCGACCACCACGGCTACATCGGCCGCTACAAGGCGCTCGTGGCCGCCTACGGCGACGACCCGGACGACACGTTCGAGATCCTGCTGGGGCAGCTCGTCAACCTCTTCGAGGACGGGCAGCCGCTGCGCATGAGCAAGCGGGCCGGCACGTCGGTCACCCTGCAAGAGCTGGTCGACGCGATCGGCGCCGACGCCGGCCGCTACGCCCTCGCTCGCTACTCCACCGACTCGACGATCGACCTCGACCTCGACCTGTGGGCGCGTCGGACCAGCGACAACCCGGTGTTCTACGTTCAGTACGCGCACGCCCGGGTGGCCAGCCTGCTGCGCAACGCCGCCGAGCTGGGTCTCGACCGGGGCGAGCTGCAGCCGGAGCTGCTCGGGCACGACCGGGAGGGCGACCTGCTCGGCGCGCTGGGCGAGCTCCCGCGGGTGGTGGCGACGGCGGCCGAGCTGCGGGAGCCGCACCGGGTGGCGCGCTACCTCGAGGAGCTCGCCGGGACGTACCACCGCTTCTACGACGTCTGCCGGGTCCTGCCACGGGGCGACGAGGAGCCGACCGACCTGCACCGGGCCCGGCTGTGGCTGGTCGAGGCGACCCGCGTCGTGCTCGCCAACGGCCTCGGTCTGCTCGGTGTGACCGCGCCCGACCGGATGTAGCGTGCGCGTCCACCCGGCAGGCCCCCGGTCCGGCGAGCTCGCCCACGAGGGGCCGCACGGGGGGCCGCCCGCCGACCTGTCGGCGCTCGACGCGGCGGTGTGGCCGCTCGGTGCAGACCGGGCGGCTGCCGGCGCCCTGACGGTGCGCGGGCACGACGTGCGCGACCTGGTGGCCGAGCACGGGTCGCCGGTGTTCCTGCTCGACGAGGCCGACCTGCGCTCGCGCTGCCGGGACTACCGCGAGGCGTTCGGCGGCGCGATGGTCTTCTACGCCGCCAAGGCGTTCCTCACCACGACGGTGGCCCGCTGGGTGGAGGAGGAGGGCCTCGGGCTCGACGTGTGCACCGGGGGCGAGCTGGCCGTCGCGCTGCGTGCCGGCTTCCCCGGGGAGCGGATGCTGCTCCACGGCAACAACAAGTCGAGCGCCGAGCTGGCCGCGGCGCTCGACGCCGGGGTGGGCCGGGTCGTCGTCGACTCGCTGCACGAGGTGGAGCGGCTCTCCGCCCTCTGCGTCGCCCGCGGCGTCACGCAGCTGGTGCTGGTGCGGGTGACGGTGGGCGTCGAGGCGCACACCCATGAGTTCATCGCGACCGCGCACGAGGACCAGAAGTTCGGGTTCTCGCTGGCCGGCGGCGAGGCGCTCTCGGCGGTCCGCGCGGTGCAGGACGCGGCCGGCCTGGAGCTGGTGGGCCTGCACTCGCACATCGGCTCGCAGATCTTCGACGCCGGCGGCTTCGAGGTCGCCGCCCACCGGGTCGTCGGCCTGCTGGCGGAGGTCCGCGACGAGCTCGGCGCGGTGCTGGGCGAGCTCAACCTCGGGGGCGGGTTGGGCATCGCCTACACCAGCGCAGACGACCCGGCCGACGTGCGCGCGATGGGGCGCTCGCTGGCCGACATCGTCGACCAGGAGTGCCGGGCGGCCGGCCTGCCGCTGCCGTCGCTGGCCATCGAGCCGGGCAGGGGCATCGTGGGGCCCGGGACGGTCACCGTCTACGAGGTCGGCACGGTGAAGGAGGTCGAGGGCCTGCGCACCTTTGTCTCGGTCGACGGCGGCATGAGCGACAACATCCGCACCGCCCTCTACGACGCCGACTACACGGTGACGCTCGCGTCCCGCACGTCGGAGGCGCCGCCGATGCTGGCCCGCGTGGTCGGCAAGCACTGCGAGAGCGGTGACGTCGTGGTCAAGGACGCCTGGCTGCCGGCCGACCTCGGGCCCGGCGACCTGCTGGCCGTCGCCGCGACCGGGGCCTACTGCCGGTCGATGGCGTCGACGTACAACCACGTGCCGCGACCTCCGGTGGTGGCCGTGACCGAGACGGGCAGCCAGGTCCTGCTCCGTCGAGAGACGGTCGACGACCTGATGACGCTCGACGCCGGCACCGACCGGCCGGAAGGAGGCTGACGATGCGGACGGGTGAGCGGATCGGTGTGCTGGGGACGGGCGTGGTCGGTCATGCGATCGGCTCCCGGCTGGTCGAGCTGGGCCACGACGTCGTGATGGGGTCGAGGTCGGCGACCAACGAGAAGGCCGTCGCGTGGGCCGGGTCGCACGCCGAGAGGGCGCGCGCCGGGACCTTCGCCGACGCGGCTGCGCACGCCGAGCAGCTGCTCCTCAACGCCACCGGAGGGCTGCACTCGGTCGAGGTCCTGGGGTCGGTGCCGGAGGGCGACCTGGCCGGCAAGGTGCTCGTCGACGTGTCCAACGCCATCGTCGCCCACGGGCCGCTGCGGCTGGACCCGGTCCTCGACGACAGCATCGCCGAGCGCCTGCAGCGGGCCCACCCCGACCTGCGTGTCGTCAAGGCGCTCAACACGATGAACTGCGACGTCATGGTGCGGCCCGACCTGCTGCCCGAGCCGACGGACGTCTTCGTCGCGGGCGACGACGGCCAGGCCAAGGACGCCGTCCGGTCGATGCTCGCGGCCTTCGGCTGGGGGGAGGGGTCGGTGCACGACCTGGGAGGGATCCAGGCGGCCCGGGCGCTCGAGACCTACCTCCCGTTCTGGCTGGCCGTCATGCAGGCGAGCGGCACGGCGGCGTTCAACATCCGCATCGTCGGCTGAGGCGCTCGACCGGATCCCGGTCAGCGGCCACGCCGGACCCGATGCGTCTGACAGGCTGACGGCATGCACGACCGGGAGCCGTTGCGGGTGGCCCTCCTCGGCTGCGGCGTCGTCGGCAGCGAGGTGGCCAGGCTGCTCTCCACCCATGCGGGCGACCTCGCGTCCCGGGTCGGGCGACCGCTCGAGCTGGCCGGCATCGCCGTGCGCCGGCCGGGGCGGTCCCGCGACCTTCCGGTCGACCCGGCGCTGTTCACCACCGACGCCGAGGCGCTGGTCCGGCGCCCCGACGTCGACGTCGTCGTCGAGGTGATCGGCGGCATCGAGCCGGCCCGGGGGCTGATCCTGGCCGCGCTGGAGAACGGCGCGTCGGTGGTCACCGCCAACAAGGCCCTGCTCGCCGAGGACGGCGCCACCCTCTTCGAGGCGGCCGAGAAGCACGCGGCGGACCTCTACTACGAGGCGGCGGTCGCGGGCGCGATCCCGCTGCTGCGGCCCCTTCGCGAGTCGCTGGCGGGCGACCGGGTGCGCCGGGTCCTCGGCATCGTCAACGGCACGACCAACTTCATCCTGACCCGGATGACCGAGAGCGGGGCCGGCTTCGCCGACGCGCTCGAGGAGGCGCAGGCGCTCGGCTACGCCGAGGCGGATCCGACCGCCGACGTCGAGGGCTTCGACGCCGCGGCGAAGGCGGCGATCCTGGCCGCCCTCGCGTTCCACACCCGGGTCACCGCCGGCGACGTGCACCGCGAGGGCATCACCGAGGTCACCGCGTCCGACGTGGCGAGCGCCCGGGCGATGGGCTGCGTCATCAAGCTGCTCGCGATCGCCGAGGTCTCGGACGACGGGACCGGCGTCGGCGTCCGCGCCCACCCCGCGATGATCCCGCTCACCCACCCGCTCGCGTCGGTGCGCGAGGCCTTCAACGCTGTCTTCGTCGAGTGCGAGGCGGCCGGCGAGCTCATGTTCTACGGCCGCGGCGCCGGCGGGTCCCCGACCGCGAGCGCCGTGCTCGGTGACGTCGTGGCGGTGGCCCGGCACAAGGTGTCCGGCGGCCGGGGGCCGGGGGAGTCCGCCTACGCGGACCTGCGGCTGCGGCCCATGGGCGAGACGGTCACCCGCTACCACGTCAGCCTCGACGTCGCCGACCGCTCCGGGGTGCTGGCCCAGGTGGCCACCGCCTTCGCCCGGCACGAGGTGTCGATCGAGACGGTGCGCCAGGAGAAGCACGGCAGCGACGACGCCGTGCTCGTCATCGTGACCCACCAGGCGACCGACGCCGCCCTGTCGGCCACCGTCGAGTCGCTGCGCGGGCTCGACGTGGTGCGGCGGGTCCTCAGCGTGATGCGGGTGGAGGCCCAGTGAGCACACACCTGTGGCGCGGCGTCATCGGCGAGTACGCCTCCCGGCTGCCCGTCGACGACGCCACCCCGGTGGTCACTCTGGGCGAGGGCGGCACTCCGCTGGTCGCCGCCGGTCACCTCTCCGAGCTCACCGGCTGCGAGGTCCACCTCAAGGTCGAGGGTGCCAACCCGACCGGCTCCTTCAAGGACCGCGGCATGACCGTCGCCATCTCCAAGGCCGTGCAGGAGGGCGCGACCGCGGTGATCTGCGCGTCCACCGGCAACACCAGCGCGTCAGCGGCGGCGTACGCCGTCAAGGCCGGCCTGTCCTGCGTCGTCCTGGTGCCGCACGGGCGGATCGCGGCCGGGAAGCTCGCCCAGGCGCTGGTCCACGACGCCCGGCTGCTGCAGGTCGAGGGCGGCTTCGACGAGTGCCTGCGGGTGGCCCGCGACCTCGCCGACCACCACCCGGTCTCGCTGGTCAACTCGGTCAACGCCTACCGCATCGAGGGTCAGAAGACCGCGGCGTTCGAGGTCGTCGACGCCCTGGGTCGCGCGCCGGACGTGCACTGCCTGCCGGTAGGCAACGCGGGCAACATCACCGCGTACTGGAAGGGCTACGTCGAGTACGCCGCGGACGGCCTCTGCGCCCAGCCCCGGATGTGGGGCTTCCAGGCCGCCGGTGCGGCGCCGCTCGTGCTGGGTAAGCCGGTCGCCGATCCCGAGACGGTGGCGACGGCGATCCGCATCGGCGACCCCGCTTCGTGGGACGGCGCGGTGACGGCTCGCGACGACTCGAAGGGGCGCATCGACGCGGTCAGCGACGAGCAGATCCTCGACGCGCAGCGCCTGCTGTCCGCCACCGAGGGCGTGTTCGTCGAGCCGGCCAGCGCTGCGTCGGTGGCGGGGCTGCTGCAGTGCCACCGGCAGGGTGAGCTCGACCCCGGGCAGCTCGTGGTCTGCACGGTGACCGGCAACGGGCTCAAGGACACCGAGACCGCCCTCTCAGGGCTGACGGTGCGCACGACGACGGTCCCCGCCGACGCCGGTGCCGCGGCCGACGCTCTCGGCCTGTGACGGGGCCGGCGGAGGTCACCGTCGCGGTCCCCGCGACGTCGGCCAACCTGGGCCCCGGTTACGACGCCCTCGGTCTCGCGCTGGAGCTGCGCGACGAGGTGCGGGTGCGGGCCGCGGCGGCCGACCAGCCGGCGGTGACCGTCGAGGTCGTCGGCGAGGGCGCCGCGACGCTGCCCCGGGACGCGTCCCACCTCGTCGTCCGCGCGGTGTTGGCTGCGTTCGCCGACCTCGCGGTCCCGGCGCCACCGCTGGTGCTGCACTGCACCAACCGCATCCCGCACGGACGAGGGCTCGGCTCGTCGGCCGCCGCCGTCGTCGCCGGCGTGCTCGCCGCCCGCGCGCTGGCCGGCGCCGTCGACGACGATGGACGTACGGCGGCGCTGGCCGTGTCGACCGCCCTGGAGGGTCACCCCGACAACGCCGCTGCGGCCCTGCTCGGCGGCCTGACGATCGCGTGGGACGACGGACCCGGGCCGCGGGCTGTGCGGGTGGACCCGTCGCCGCGGCTGCGGGCCACCCTTCTCGTGCCGGACGTCGAGCTCGCGACGACCACGGCCCGCGGGCTCCTGCCGGCGACCGTGCCGCACGCCGACGCCGCCCACGCCGCCGGCCGCAGCGCCCTGCTCGTGGAGGCGCTCACCCGCCGCCCGGACCTGCTGCTGCCCGCCACCGAGGACCGGCTGCACCAGGCGCAGCGCGCGCCGGCGATGCCGGCGACGGCCGACCTGGTCGCCCGGCTGCGGGCCGACGGGCTGGCCGCCGTGGTGTCCGGGGCGGGGCCGAGCGTCCTCGTCCTCTCCGATGCCGACGCCGACGCCGACACCGACGCCGACGTCGACGTCGAGCGGCGGCTGCGCGGCAGCCTCGCCGGCTGGCGGGTGCTCCCGCTCGCGGTGGCGCGAGGCGGCGCCACGCTGGGCTGACCGGATCGCGCCGCCTGGACTATCGCTGCCACCGATGGTGTTACGCTCCACATCGCACCAGACGCCACCGAGCCAGGACCTCGTGACACAGGACCTCGTGACACAGGGGTCTCCTGACATCACGTGGCCGGGTGCTCCGCCTCGAGACTTCGCCCGTGCCCCGGCACGGCGCTGACCACGACGGCCGACACCCGAGCGACTCCCCCAGACGTCCGCCTCGCCTCGAGGCGGCACCGGCGCGGCGGACCGGTACCCCGGAGCCGCACCGGTAGCACCACTGGAACGACCGAGGCCGTGCGCCCGCCGCACCCTCGTCGATGAGGAAGGACCAGTCAGTGTCCGACAGCACAGACGTTCTCGACCCCGTCGCGGCATCTCCCGACGGATCCGGCAGTGGGTCGACGACGGACCAGGGCTCGGCCAAGGCCGCCCGTACGGGCACCCGCACCCGCACCCGCAAGGCCACCGGCCTGTCCGGCATGGTGCTCGCCGAGCTTCAGGGCCTCGCCTCCGAGCTCGGCATCAGCGGCACGGCGCGGATGCGGAAGGGCCAGCTGATCGAGGCCATCAAGGAGCGTCAGGACGGCGGCTCCGCGCCGGCCGCCGCGACGGAGGCGTCGGCGACCTCGCCGACCACGTCGGCGGTCACGTCGACGGCTCCCTCGACGTCCCCGGCCGAGGGCGACGAGCGCCCGGCCCGCACCCGGACCCGCGAGCCGCGAGCCGACCGTGCCGACCGGGGGGACCGGGGCGACCGGGGCGACCGCGAGCAGGGTGGCGACCAGCAGGACCGCCAGCAGGACCGTCAGCAGGGTGACCGGCAGCAGAGTGACCGGCAGCAGCAGGGCGACCGGCAGCAGGGCCAGCAGGACGACGACCTCGACGGGCGCGGCGGGCGGGGCCGGCGCCGCGGCCGCTACCGCGACCGCAACCGCAGCCGGCGCGGCCGCGACGGCTTCGCCCCCGGCGACGGCGAGGTGCTGCCCGAGATCGGCGAGGACGACGTCCTCGTGCCGGTCGCCGGCATCCTCGACATCCTCGACAACTACGCGTTCGTCCGGACCTCGGGCTACCTGCCGGGTCCCAACGACATCTACGTGGCGCTCGCCCAGGTCCGCAAGTCGGGCCTGCGCAAGGGCGACGCCATCACCGGTGCGGTCCGCCAGCCGCGCGAGGGCGAGCGCAAGGAGAAGTTCAACGCGCTGGTCCGCCTGGACTCGGTCAACGGCGCCGACCCCGACGCGGCCCGGACCCGGGTGGAGTTCAACAAGCTCACCCCGCTGTACCCGCAGGACCGGCTCCGGCTCGAGACCGAGCCCGGCATCCTCACCACGCGGGTCGTCGACCTGGTCGCGCCGATCGGCAAGGGCCAGCGCGGCCTGATCGTCTCGCCGCCCAAGGCAGGCAAGACGATGGTGCTCCAGGCGATCGCCAACGCGATCACCGCCAACAACCCGGAGACCCACCTCATGGTCGTGCTCGTCGACGAGCGCCCTGAGGAGGTCACCGACATGCAGCGGTCGGTGAAGGGCGAGGTCATCGCCTCGACCTTCGACCGTCCCGCGGAGGACCACACGATCGTGGCGGAGCTCGCGATCGAGCGCGCCAAGCGTCTCGTCGAGCTCGGCCACGACGTCGTCGTGCTGCTCGACTCGATCACCCGGCTCGGCCGGGCCTACAACCTCGCCGCCCCGGCCAGCGGCCGGATCCTGTCCGGCGGTGTCGACTCGACCGCGCTCTACCCGCCCAAGCGGTTCTTCGGCGCGGCTCGCAACATCGAGAACGGCGGCTCGCTGACCATCCTGGCCACCGCGCTGGTCGAGACCGGCTCGCGGATGGACGAGGTGATCTTCGAGGAGTTCAAGGGCACCGGCAACATGGAGCTCAAGCTCGACCGCAGGCTCGCGGACAAGCGGATCTTCCCGGCGGTCGACGTCGACGCGTCGGGCACCCGCAAGGAAGAGATCCTGATGGGCCGCGACGAGCTGCAGATCACCTGGAAGCTGCGCCGGGTCCTGCACGCGCTGGAGACCCAGCAGGCCCTCGAGCTGCTGCTCGACCGGATGAAGAAGACCAAGAGCAACAGCGAGTTCCTCCTGCAGGTCCAGCAGACGATGCCCATGCCGGGCAACGGCAACGGCGGCAGCGACGACGACTGACCGACCACTCGCAGCGATCTGGCACTCGCTGCTCCCGAGGGAACAGGCGGCGCCGGCTCTCGGTTGTGCCGGGTGGACCCGCCTCTGGCACACTGGTCCGCTGGTTCCGGTTCACGCCCCGCCAGACATCCTGTCGGCGACGGCGACCCGGCGACCGTCCATGTGAGGAGAGCACCCCGTGAAGCCCGACATCCACCCGGAGTACGTCGAGACGACCGCCACCTGCACGTGCGGCGCGACGTTCACCACCCGCAGCACTGCGAAGGACGGCGTGATCCACGCCGAGGTCTGCTCGCAGTGCCACCCGTTCTACACCGGCAAGCAGAAGATCCTCGACACCGGCGGCCGCGTGGCCCGGTTCGAGAAGCGCTTCGGCAAGCAGGCCAGCGGCTCCAAGTAGCGACGTCACGGCCCCGGCCGCGCACCCCACGAGGTGTGCGGGCCGGGGCCGTTGCCGTTCCCGGGGCCTATCGGCTCCGGGTGAAGGACACGAGGTGGAGGTCACCGTGCAGGAAGCACCGGAGGAGGTGCTGGCCGAGCACGCGCGGCTCGAGCAGGAGCTCGCCGACCCGGCCGTGCACGCCGACCAGGACCGGGCCCGCCGGCTGGGCAAGCGCTACTCCGCGCTGACGCCGGTCGTCGACACCCACCGCGAGCTGACGGCGCTGGCCGGCGACCTTGCCACAGCCCGTGAGCTGGCCGTGGAGGACGAGTCGTTCCGGGCCGAGGTCCCGGTGCTCGAGGCCCGGCGGGACGAGCTCGAGGCACGGCTGCGCGCGCTGCTGCTCCCGCGCGACGAGAACGACGACAAGGACGTCATCGTCGAGATCAAGGCCGGCGAGGGCGGCGAGGAGTCGGCGCTGTTCGCCGGCGACCTGCTGCGGATGTACCTGCGCTACGCCGAGCGGGTCGGGTGGAAGACCGAGCTGATCGACACGACCGGGTCCGATCTCGGCGGCTACAAGGACGTCTCCTTCGCGGTGAAGTCCCGCGGCAACCCGGGGCCGGGGGAAGGCGTCTGGGCCCGGCTGAAGTACGAGGGCGGCGTGCACCGGGTGCAGCGGGTGCCGGTCACCGAGTCGCAGGGCCGCATCCACACCAGCGCCGCCGGTGTGCTGGTCCTCCCCGAGGCCGAGGACGTCGAGGTGCAGATCGACCCGGGCGACCTGCGGATCGACGTCTACCGGTCCTCCGGTCCGGGCGGCCAGAGCGTCAACACCACGGACTCGGCCGTCCGTATCACCCATGTGCCCACCGGCATCGTCGTGTCCTGCCAGAACGAGAAGTCCCAGCTGCAGAACAAGGAGCAGGCCATGCGCATCCTGCGGGCCCGGCTGCTGGCGGCGGCGCAGGAGGCCGCCGACCAGGAGGCGAGCGATGCCCGGCGCAGCCAGGTGCGCACCGTGGACCGGTCCGAGCGGGTGCGGACCTACAACTTCCCGGAGAACCGGATCGCCGATCACCGGGTCAACTACAAGGCGCACAATCTCGACCAGGTGCTCGACGGCGACCTCGACGCAGTCGTGCAGGCGCTGGTCGACGCCGACACCGCGGCCAAGCTCGCCGCCGCGACCGGCTGAGGCGGCCGGGTTGTCCGGGCAGGTGCCGTCGCGGCGGATCTTTGGTCAGGTGACGGTGCAGGAGTCGGTGCGCGTCGCGGCCGGAGAGCTGGCCGCGGCGGGCGTGCCGTCGCCGCAGTTCGACGCCGAGGAGCTCGCGGCGTTCTCTCTCGGCGTGCAGCGCAGGGACCTCTGGCGCGCATCCGGCGTGGGACCGAAGTTCGCGGCGTACGTGCGCAGGCGGGCCGCCCGGGAGCCCCTGCAGCACATCACCGGGCGCGCGCACTTCCGCCACCTCACCCTCGCGGTGGGCCCGGGCGTCTTCGTCCCCCGACCGGAGACCGAGGTCGTCGTCGACGCGGTGCTCGCCGCCTCGCGCAGCGCCGACCACGCCGACCACGGCGACCACGGCCCGGTCGTCGTCGACCTGGGGACCGGGTCGGGCGCTATCGCGCTCTCGGTGGTCCACGAGCTGCCCGGTGCCCGGGTGCACGCCGTCGAGGCCGACCCGGGCGCCCATGCCTGGGCGGCCCGCAACGCCGCCGGCACCGCCGTCGACCTCCGCCTGGGCGACATGGCGGACGCGTTCCCGGACCTGGACGGCACGGTCGACGTCGTGGTCAGCAACCCGCCCTACATCCCGGTCG from Actinomycetes bacterium carries:
- the rho gene encoding transcription termination factor Rho gives rise to the protein MSDSTDVLDPVAASPDGSGSGSTTDQGSAKAARTGTRTRTRKATGLSGMVLAELQGLASELGISGTARMRKGQLIEAIKERQDGGSAPAAATEASATSPTTSAVTSTAPSTSPAEGDERPARTRTREPRADRADRGDRGDRGDREQGGDQQDRQQDRQQGDRQQSDRQQQGDRQQGQQDDDLDGRGGRGRRRGRYRDRNRSRRGRDGFAPGDGEVLPEIGEDDVLVPVAGILDILDNYAFVRTSGYLPGPNDIYVALAQVRKSGLRKGDAITGAVRQPREGERKEKFNALVRLDSVNGADPDAARTRVEFNKLTPLYPQDRLRLETEPGILTTRVVDLVAPIGKGQRGLIVSPPKAGKTMVLQAIANAITANNPETHLMVVLVDERPEEVTDMQRSVKGEVIASTFDRPAEDHTIVAELAIERAKRLVELGHDVVVLLDSITRLGRAYNLAAPASGRILSGGVDSTALYPPKRFFGAARNIENGGSLTILATALVETGSRMDEVIFEEFKGTGNMELKLDRRLADKRIFPAVDVDASGTRKEEILMGRDELQITWKLRRVLHALETQQALELLLDRMKKTKSNSEFLLQVQQTMPMPGNGNGGSDDD
- the rpmE gene encoding 50S ribosomal protein L31, which gives rise to MKPDIHPEYVETTATCTCGATFTTRSTAKDGVIHAEVCSQCHPFYTGKQKILDTGGRVARFEKRFGKQASGSK
- the prfA gene encoding peptide chain release factor 1, which produces MQEAPEEVLAEHARLEQELADPAVHADQDRARRLGKRYSALTPVVDTHRELTALAGDLATARELAVEDESFRAEVPVLEARRDELEARLRALLLPRDENDDKDVIVEIKAGEGGEESALFAGDLLRMYLRYAERVGWKTELIDTTGSDLGGYKDVSFAVKSRGNPGPGEGVWARLKYEGGVHRVQRVPVTESQGRIHTSAAGVLVLPEAEDVEVQIDPGDLRIDVYRSSGPGGQSVNTTDSAVRITHVPTGIVVSCQNEKSQLQNKEQAMRILRARLLAAAQEAADQEASDARRSQVRTVDRSERVRTYNFPENRIADHRVNYKAHNLDQVLDGDLDAVVQALVDADTAAKLAAATG
- the prmC gene encoding peptide chain release factor N(5)-glutamine methyltransferase, whose protein sequence is MTVQESVRVAAGELAAAGVPSPQFDAEELAAFSLGVQRRDLWRASGVGPKFAAYVRRRAAREPLQHITGRAHFRHLTLAVGPGVFVPRPETEVVVDAVLAASRSADHADHGDHGPVVVDLGTGSGAIALSVVHELPGARVHAVEADPGAHAWAARNAAGTAVDLRLGDMADAFPDLDGTVDVVVSNPPYIPVGAVVRDPEVAAHDPALALWSGSDGLDAVRVVERVAARLLRAGGTVVVEHADLQGESAPAVFAATGRWTGVADHRDLAGRDRYLTARRATG